Proteins encoded by one window of Dialister pneumosintes:
- a CDS encoding 5-formyltetrahydrofolate cyclo-ligase: MIKNNLSIGKKKENLRKRMLAERRALSVENLSNMSISLTGNIQQLASYKSAQKIMTFLAMEGESNLDMLIKDALKLGKEVYVPVCLPDRQMEAGRVKDMSHFEIGTLGLRCLKKGYETLVPEKLDLVLIPAVACDIFGRRLGMGAGYYDRYLERIPYEKRIAVVWDFQVQEEPIPTEPFDMGVSSIVTEKRIIKIMR; the protein is encoded by the coding sequence ATGATAAAGAATAATTTATCTATAGGTAAAAAGAAAGAAAATCTTCGAAAAAGAATGCTCGCTGAAAGGCGAGCTCTTTCTGTTGAAAATCTTTCTAATATGAGTATTTCATTAACCGGTAACATACAACAACTTGCTTCTTATAAAAGTGCACAAAAAATAATGACTTTCCTTGCAATGGAAGGCGAATCTAATTTGGATATGTTAATAAAGGATGCTTTGAAACTGGGGAAAGAAGTATATGTACCGGTTTGCCTTCCGGATAGACAAATGGAGGCAGGACGTGTTAAAGATATGTCTCATTTTGAGATAGGGACCTTAGGACTTCGTTGTTTGAAAAAAGGATATGAGACACTTGTTCCTGAAAAACTTGATTTAGTTTTAATTCCTGCTGTAGCTTGTGATATATTTGGACGACGATTAGGAATGGGAGCAGGATATTATGATAGATATTTGGAACGTATACCTTATGAAAAGCGTATAGCGGTTGTTTGGGATTTTCAAGTACAAGAAGAGCCTATTCCCACAGAGCCCTTTGATATGGGTGTATCGTCTATTGTAACAGAGAAAAGAATTATAAAGATAATGAGGTGA
- the yajC gene encoding preprotein translocase subunit YajC codes for MDEIIQALKGFWPLLLLLAFFYFGMYRPQKKQQDKRNKFWEALKKGDYVITAGGIFGLVKKISGNIVSVQVAPGTVIQVDKRALQAPPQDINNNKKSSAYEEDDDYEDEELDADTIEQNDKE; via the coding sequence ATGGACGAAATTATTCAGGCACTGAAAGGTTTTTGGCCACTGTTGTTATTGTTAGCATTTTTCTATTTTGGAATGTATCGTCCACAGAAAAAACAACAGGATAAAAGAAATAAATTCTGGGAAGCGCTAAAAAAAGGAGACTATGTTATTACGGCAGGAGGTATTTTCGGTCTTGTCAAGAAAATATCTGGAAACATTGTTTCTGTTCAAGTAGCACCGGGGACAGTTATCCAAGTGGATAAGCGTGCATTGCAGGCTCCACCGCAAGATATTAATAACAATAAGAAATCATCAGCTTATGAAGAAGACGATGATTATGAAGATGAAGAGTTAGATGCTGATACAATAGAGCAGAATGATAAAGAATAA
- the tgt gene encoding tRNA guanosine(34) transglycosylase Tgt, which yields MVINYELIAQDSKTGARAGLLHTPHGTFTTPMFMPVGTRATVKTLSPDELTMMGAQIILGNTYHLFLRPGTELIKEAGGLHGFMNWKKGILTDSGGFQVFSLGNTRTIKEEGVYFRSILDGSKQFLSPEVATKAQEDLGSDIAMAFDECIPYPADYNYAKKSTERTTRWAERCIKARTRSDRGMFGIVQGGMYKDLRKQSALEIASLPFDGIAIGGLSVGEPHDIMYEVLEYTTPYLPVNKARYLMGVGTPDCLLEGVTRGIDMFDCVFPTRVARNGMAMVHTGRMNMKNKKYEKDFSPIEEECQCYTCKNFTRAYIRHLYKAEELLAFRLVTIHNLFFLLQFMRDMRASIINGSFTVFRENFWAEYAK from the coding sequence ATGGTCATTAATTATGAATTGATTGCACAGGATTCTAAAACAGGAGCAAGAGCAGGACTTTTACATACTCCACATGGAACTTTTACAACACCGATGTTTATGCCTGTGGGAACAAGAGCTACCGTAAAAACACTTTCACCGGATGAACTAACAATGATGGGTGCTCAAATTATTTTAGGAAATACCTATCACTTATTTCTTAGACCGGGAACAGAACTTATTAAAGAAGCCGGAGGACTTCACGGCTTTATGAATTGGAAAAAAGGAATTCTTACGGATAGTGGAGGTTTTCAAGTTTTTAGTTTAGGTAATACACGAACCATTAAAGAGGAAGGCGTTTATTTTCGTTCTATTCTTGATGGTTCTAAACAATTTTTATCACCGGAAGTAGCAACCAAAGCACAAGAAGATTTAGGTAGCGACATTGCTATGGCATTTGATGAATGTATACCTTATCCTGCAGATTATAACTATGCTAAAAAATCTACGGAAAGAACTACTCGTTGGGCAGAACGTTGTATTAAAGCACGTACAAGAAGTGATCGAGGAATGTTTGGTATTGTACAAGGTGGAATGTACAAAGATTTAAGAAAACAGAGTGCTTTGGAAATTGCTTCTTTACCTTTTGACGGAATTGCAATTGGTGGGTTATCTGTTGGAGAACCCCATGATATTATGTATGAAGTGTTAGAATATACTACCCCTTACTTACCGGTTAATAAGGCGAGATATCTTATGGGGGTAGGCACTCCAGATTGCTTACTTGAAGGTGTTACACGCGGTATTGATATGTTTGATTGTGTTTTTCCTACTCGCGTAGCAAGAAATGGTATGGCTATGGTACATACCGGACGTATGAATATGAAAAATAAAAAATATGAAAAAGATTTTTCGCCTATAGAAGAGGAGTGTCAGTGTTATACTTGTAAAAATTTTACTAGAGCATATATACGACATTTATATAAAGCAGAAGAATTATTAGCATTTCGATTGGTAACTATTCATAATCTATTTTTCTTATTGCAATTTATGCGAGATATGAGAGCATCGATTATTAATGGTTCCTTCACTGTATTTAGAGAAAACTTTTGGGCAGAATATGCTAAATAA
- the secD gene encoding protein translocase subunit SecD: protein MNTKQTNALKPKKLFRFWGSILAIFAIFIIALVPLVNSIRQGLDLQGGTHIVMQAEDTAENKVTPEAVTQVINIMQKRINEMGLTEPIIQREGADRIIIELPGEKDPKKAIETIGKTAVLQFKDEEGRVALTGEDLKNAQERVGENRSPVVALDFTTQGAEKFSQLTSDNIGRRIGIYLDGSLLTNPVVNERIDGGSAVITGQKNLEEAKDLAILLRSGALPVKVSVMEVRTVGPSLGQDSKDKSVMAFTIGLSLIVLFMLGMYRMSGFVADTALLVYVLILLGILSALHATLTLPSIAGIILSIGMAVDANILIFERFKEEIESGKVLRLAIQSGFKRAFTTIFDANMTVIITSAILFFLGSGTVKGFAFTLGLGVAVSMFTAITVSRTLLMFLIDASWIHNPWWFGGKRGNN from the coding sequence TTGAATACTAAGCAAACGAATGCATTAAAACCTAAAAAATTGTTTAGATTTTGGGGATCGATTTTAGCAATTTTTGCAATATTTATTATTGCATTAGTTCCGTTAGTTAACAGCATACGACAGGGTCTTGATCTTCAAGGTGGTACACATATTGTTATGCAGGCAGAGGATACTGCTGAGAACAAGGTTACACCGGAAGCGGTGACTCAGGTTATTAATATTATGCAGAAACGTATTAATGAGATGGGACTTACAGAACCGATTATTCAACGTGAAGGTGCGGATCGAATTATTATTGAATTGCCGGGAGAAAAAGACCCTAAAAAAGCGATTGAAACTATTGGAAAAACGGCAGTGCTTCAGTTTAAAGATGAAGAGGGGCGTGTAGCATTAACCGGAGAAGACTTAAAGAATGCGCAAGAACGTGTAGGGGAAAATCGTTCACCGGTAGTTGCGTTAGATTTTACAACACAAGGTGCTGAAAAGTTTAGCCAATTAACCTCAGATAATATTGGTCGTAGAATAGGAATTTATTTAGATGGAAGTTTATTAACCAATCCAGTGGTTAATGAAAGAATTGATGGTGGCAGTGCTGTTATAACCGGGCAAAAAAATTTAGAGGAAGCAAAAGATTTAGCAATTCTTCTTCGTAGTGGTGCTTTACCTGTTAAAGTATCTGTTATGGAGGTTCGTACGGTCGGACCTTCTTTAGGTCAAGACTCTAAAGATAAGTCCGTTATGGCGTTTACAATAGGACTTTCATTAATTGTACTCTTTATGCTTGGTATGTATCGTATGTCAGGTTTTGTTGCAGATACAGCTCTTCTTGTATATGTATTAATTCTTTTAGGTATATTGAGTGCATTACATGCAACACTTACATTACCAAGTATTGCAGGTATAATACTTTCTATAGGCATGGCAGTCGATGCTAATATTTTAATTTTTGAAAGATTTAAGGAAGAAATTGAGTCAGGTAAAGTATTGAGACTAGCAATCCAGTCCGGATTTAAACGTGCATTTACTACTATTTTTGATGCTAATATGACAGTAATTATTACATCAGCTATTCTTTTTTTCTTAGGAAGCGGCACTGTCAAAGGGTTTGCTTTTACATTAGGTCTTGGGGTAGCAGTAAGTATGTTTACTGCTATTACGGTCAGTCGTACATTGCTTATGTTCCTAATTGACGCATCTTGGATTCATAATCCGTGGTGGTTTGGCGGAAAGAGGGGAAATAACTAA